CTGGTTGATCACCAATGGAAATGGCCGCGAAACGGAAGTGCAGGGTGAAGGTGTGGTCGGCGAGCAGCCCCATATCGAGCCAGGCGGCGAATTTCAGTACACCAGCGGCGCGGTGATCGAAACGCCGCTGGGCACCATGCAGGGCCATTACGATATGGTCGATGCGCAGGGTAACCCCTTCCGCGTCGCTATCCC
This Kosakonia cowanii JCM 10956 = DSM 18146 DNA region includes the following protein-coding sequences:
- the apaG gene encoding Co2+/Mg2+ efflux protein ApaG — encoded protein: MINSPRVSVQVQSLYIESQSQPDHERYVFAYTVTIRNLGRSAVQLLSRYWLITNGNGRETEVQGEGVVGEQPHIEPGGEFQYTSGAVIETPLGTMQGHYDMVDAQGNPFRVAIPVFRLAVPIVIH